A section of the Streptococcus oriscaviae genome encodes:
- the asp1 gene encoding accessory Sec system protein Asp1, translating to MFYFIPAWYPEGRTWYDDTYIWYRRPIGSRFDDSINQLRMFHTVGEACQLLVLNYRPNLRYYCHRYDLLEVDTWSVFDDIQGIGQIPVRILDYMDLDWPVGAEFINSPFLVMVRLQGQPYAQIEFGEEGQMVWVDLFEEGLISKKLVFDDRGFLSSILYYEGGAEHHQDYLGLDGIWRIREYLLPDDNHVEVNPLFQDAMWQSSYGRIEDLIQERLTVYFSHTERQEGVIVLASDPRHNHLVRSVKKNRKLVLSFFGERHPIQEGTNFQEELADCRLVVTDTFKKAEALQEVSKIPVQHQSLFDTRLALGKSQRLKELILYVLIDGLSWSQLKGVLDCLFESMAENQHIYLSLVSYSPDFSFQQEMEKKLTELLEHRPESYLFLQDQTETRMFEFGDESEKTSRIALHFLHSEMEIITHLDSARLIIDLADEPNLYTQIAGISAGIPQVNRVETEFVEHMKNGYILDVPERIGEAIDFYLTGLTNWNKSLIYSVQKIADYTKGVLVEKMKEKIE from the coding sequence ATGTTTTATTTTATCCCAGCTTGGTATCCAGAAGGTAGAACTTGGTACGACGATACCTATATTTGGTACAGACGACCGATAGGTTCTAGGTTCGATGATAGTATTAACCAGCTTAGAATGTTTCATACGGTAGGTGAAGCTTGTCAGCTATTGGTCTTAAACTACCGTCCAAATTTGCGCTATTATTGCCATCGCTATGATTTGCTGGAAGTAGATACTTGGTCTGTTTTTGATGACATTCAAGGCATTGGTCAGATTCCGGTTCGGATTTTGGATTATATGGATTTGGATTGGCCAGTGGGAGCTGAGTTTATCAATAGCCCATTCTTGGTTATGGTTCGATTGCAGGGGCAACCCTATGCTCAGATTGAATTTGGCGAAGAAGGTCAGATGGTCTGGGTAGATCTATTTGAAGAGGGGCTGATTAGCAAAAAATTGGTCTTCGATGACCGGGGGTTTTTGTCTAGTATTCTTTACTACGAAGGAGGAGCAGAACATCATCAAGACTATCTGGGTCTTGATGGTATCTGGCGTATTCGTGAGTATCTGCTACCAGATGACAATCATGTAGAAGTTAATCCTCTTTTTCAAGATGCGATGTGGCAGTCCAGTTATGGCAGGATAGAAGACTTGATTCAGGAAAGACTGACGGTTTATTTTTCTCACACAGAGCGTCAAGAAGGAGTTATCGTTTTGGCCTCTGACCCGCGTCACAATCATCTGGTTCGGTCTGTCAAAAAGAATCGAAAACTGGTTTTGTCTTTCTTTGGGGAGCGCCATCCCATACAAGAGGGGACAAACTTCCAAGAAGAATTGGCCGACTGTCGGTTGGTTGTCACCGATACATTCAAAAAGGCAGAAGCCCTGCAGGAGGTAAGCAAGATTCCTGTGCAGCACCAATCTCTGTTTGATACCCGACTTGCTTTAGGAAAAAGTCAACGGCTCAAAGAATTGATCTTGTATGTCTTGATTGATGGACTGTCATGGAGTCAGCTGAAGGGGGTACTCGATTGCCTATTTGAGTCTATGGCAGAGAATCAGCATATTTACCTTTCTCTGGTATCTTACAGTCCTGACTTTTCCTTCCAACAGGAAATGGAAAAAAAACTTACAGAGCTACTGGAGCATCGGCCAGAATCCTATTTGTTTTTGCAGGATCAAACAGAAACTCGGATGTTTGAATTCGGTGATGAGTCAGAAAAAACCAGTCGGATTGCCCTTCATTTCCTTCACTCAGAAATGGAGATTATCACCCATTTGGACTCAGCAAGGTTGATTATTGATTTGGCAGATGAGCCGAATCTCTATACACAGATTGCAGGAATCAGTGCTGGTATCCCTCAAGTGAACCGAGTGGAAACAGAGTTTGTCGAACACATGAAAAATGGGTACATCCTCGATGTTCCAGAGCGGATAGGAGAGGCAATTGACTTTTATTTAACAGGTTTGACCAATTGGAACAAGTCTTTGATATATTCTGTTCAAAAAATTGCGGATTATACAAAGGGTGTTCTAGTCGAAAAAATGAAAGAAAAGATTGAATGA
- the asp2 gene encoding accessory Sec system protein Asp2, producing MSDKIAILQIGMEDWSNSLAIPEKLDWQYLHPEDIAMFVTAHQNWKQERKKLEKDLEQLEKLKEKTPQIELEIKKLRQTLKEVLASQTVYAALILSEKSYPRELSGLGEQFEPYQVFYPSHLEADGDTAAFLRQKMAQSFVWEKRNELVYQLSKILFTGQYGAKLPIHDLQISPSFSGEVRFEGRKYLCLTGDFGEDYRQIAFFRYNIQFMEWQFLNLFLDHWTDGQCQLKLSVSLIPSGATNEIAKEWTFEGSDLRQQLLIDGGMDGYLFISIQAKGQGSLKLGPCHYRWSRAEFGEFILGGERLVDQDLQEIQTYFEPGDFKPPLCVYFSGFRTAEGYEGYWMMKSLKTPFMLICDPRLDGGGFYLGSPELEQAVIDKIQEKLAFLGFDSSQLILSGMSMGTFGALYYGSQLKPYGVVISKPLMNLGNMALRERVQRPGGFPTSLDILKTNAGNLSEEAAHRLNERFWSCMTDGVFAGTRFSIAYMREDDYDQTAFEDFVHFSKGTGAKVLGKGYSGRHLDGGGAPNNWFMNQYLDLLKKGFGRGEN from the coding sequence ATGTCTGATAAGATTGCAATTTTACAAATTGGGATGGAGGATTGGAGCAATAGCTTAGCGATTCCAGAGAAGCTAGATTGGCAGTATCTGCATCCAGAGGATATAGCTATGTTTGTGACGGCCCATCAGAACTGGAAACAGGAGCGAAAAAAACTAGAGAAAGACTTAGAGCAACTGGAAAAACTCAAGGAAAAAACACCTCAGATAGAACTGGAAATCAAGAAGTTGCGCCAAACTCTGAAAGAAGTGCTAGCCAGCCAGACTGTTTATGCTGCCCTGATTTTATCTGAGAAGTCCTACCCAAGGGAACTTTCTGGTTTGGGTGAGCAGTTTGAACCCTATCAAGTCTTTTATCCAAGTCATCTCGAAGCAGACGGAGATACGGCAGCTTTTCTGCGGCAAAAAATGGCTCAGTCATTTGTTTGGGAAAAGAGAAACGAGCTGGTCTATCAACTGTCCAAGATTCTTTTCACTGGTCAATATGGAGCCAAACTCCCTATTCATGATTTGCAAATTTCTCCTTCATTCAGCGGAGAAGTTCGGTTTGAGGGACGAAAGTACCTTTGTTTAACCGGTGATTTCGGAGAGGATTACCGACAGATTGCCTTTTTCCGTTACAATATACAATTTATGGAGTGGCAGTTTTTAAATCTTTTTTTGGATCATTGGACGGATGGCCAGTGTCAGCTTAAATTATCGGTTAGCCTGATTCCAAGCGGTGCAACCAATGAGATTGCCAAAGAGTGGACATTTGAAGGAAGCGACCTACGCCAGCAACTATTGATTGATGGTGGCATGGATGGCTACCTATTTATTTCCATCCAGGCCAAAGGACAAGGCAGTCTGAAATTAGGGCCCTGTCACTATCGTTGGAGCAGGGCTGAATTTGGTGAGTTCATTTTAGGTGGTGAACGCTTGGTTGACCAAGACCTGCAAGAAATTCAGACCTACTTTGAACCAGGGGATTTCAAGCCGCCTTTGTGCGTGTATTTTTCAGGGTTTCGTACAGCAGAGGGTTATGAAGGGTACTGGATGATGAAGAGTTTAAAAACACCCTTTATGCTGATTTGCGACCCGAGATTGGATGGAGGCGGCTTTTATCTTGGAAGTCCAGAACTAGAGCAAGCGGTGATTGACAAAATTCAAGAGAAGCTAGCCTTTCTAGGGTTTGATTCCAGCCAGTTGATTTTGTCGGGGATGTCCATGGGTACTTTTGGGGCCCTCTACTACGGCAGTCAACTAAAACCTTATGGAGTTGTTATCAGTAAACCCTTGATGAACCTTGGCAATATGGCTCTTAGAGAACGTGTACAGCGACCAGGTGGCTTTCCAACGTCTTTGGATATTCTAAAAACAAATGCTGGAAATCTCTCAGAGGAAGCGGCTCATCGTCTCAATGAACGTTTCTGGAGCTGTATGACAGACGGTGTTTTTGCCGGTACAAGATTTTCGATTGCCTATATGCGCGAAGATGATTATGACCAGACAGCCTTTGAGGACTTTGTGCATTTCAGTAAAGGAACAGGTGCTAAAGTTTTAGGCAAAGGGTATTCAGGCCGTCACTTGGATGGCGGAGGGGCGCCGAATAATTGGTTTATGAACCAATACCTCGACTTGTTGAAGAAAGGATTTGGAAGGGGGGAGAACTGA